Genomic window (Rossellomorea aquimaris):
GTCATTCCTGGTGCAGGTTCTTCTGTCGGTAATTACTTAGTTGAGCATGAAAAGGTTGACAAAGTAGCCTTCACAGGTTCCACTCCCATCGGTAAAAACATCATGGAAAAGGCGTCTCAAACCCTAAAGAGAGTCACTCTTGAATTAGGTGGGAAGTCACCAAACATCGTATTTGAAGATGCAGATGTCGATGCAGCGGTGGATGGTTCCCTGTTCGGAATCTTCTATAATACAGGTCAATCCTGTGAAGCACGTTCCAGACTGTATGTACATGAAGATATCTACGATGAGTTCATGGAAAAGTTCGTTGAAAAGACGAAGAAGCTGAAATTGGCTGATCCACATGATAAAGGGACTCATATTGGGGCGATCATCAACCAGGACCAGCTGGATACGATCGACGGTTATGTTCAATCAGCCAAAGAAGAAGGAGCGACGATCTTAGTCGGGGGAAGTCCTGCGAAAGTAGAAGGCTTCGAAAAAGGCTACTGGTATGAGCCAACCATCATTACAGATGTGAATCACGACATGAAGGTTGTAAAAGAAGAAATCTTCGGACCAGTTGTCGTGGTAATGAAATTCAAAGATGAAAAAGAAGCAATCAAAATGGCCAACGATAGCGAATATGGACTCGGTTCAGCGGTATGGACTCAAAACCATGGCCGTGCGACAAGAGTATCGAAAGCGATCCAGGCGGGAATCGTGATGGTGAACTGCCCGTTCTCCGCATTCCCGGGTACTCCGTTCGGAGGCTACAAGCAGTCCGGATTCGGCCGTGAACTTTGCGTTGAAACGCTCGATCTTTACACAGAAACAAAAAGTATCATTTCTTACTTCGGAAACCGTCCGTTAAATCCATTTGGTGTGTAAGAAGACATAAACAAGCAGGGGGTTGTCCTATCAGGGTCAACCCCTTATTGCAAGAAAGGGGAAAACAAACATGACGCAGCATATAGTGGTAGTTGGTTCCGGAGTAATGGGTAGAGGGATCGCCTATGTAAGTGCAGTTGGAGGCTTTCGGACCACACTGGTTGATATTAAACAAGAGCAGTTGGATCATGCCAGAAATGAGATTCAGCTCATTTTCCAAAAAGGAATTGAAAGAAATAAGCTTACTCAGCAACAGTACGTAGAAGCAAAAGAGCTTATGAGTTATTCAACGAATTTGTCGATTGCCGTACGGGATGCCGACGTGGTCATCGAAGCCGTTCCGGAAAAAGGAGACATCAAGCGTGGCGTATTCGAAGTACTGGATGCACATGCCCCGGAGTACTGCTACTTGGCAACGAATACCTCCACCATGAGCCCGACTGAAATCGGCTCCTTTACGAAACGACCTGACAAAGTCATTGCCATGCACTTTTTCAACCCTGTACATAAAATGCCACTCGTTGAAATCGTGAAGGGATTGGAAACAAGTGATGAAACGACGGAGGTCATCCAGCAAATAGCCCGCCTGATGGGGAAAGAAACGGTGGTCATCAATGAGTTCCCTGGTTTTGTCACAAGCAGAATCTCTGCCCTCGTCGGGAATGAAGCCTTTTACATGCTCCAGGAAGGACTCGGTTCTCCTGAAGAAATCGATAAAGCAATCAAGCTCGGTTTAAATTATCCGATGGGTCCATTTGAACTTGGAGATTTAGTAGGACTGGATACACGATTGAATAATCTTAAGTACCTTCATGAAAAGCTTGGAGAAAAGTATCGTCCAGCCCCTCTTTTAGAGAAATATGTGAAGGCAGGACGTCTTGGCCGAAAAACGGGTAAAGGTGTATATGAATACTCGGAAACAAAGGAAAAGGAGCACCAGTCATGAGAGAGGTTGTCATTGTCGATGCCGTCCGGACCCCGATTGGAAAATACAAAGGTTCTTTAAAAGAGGTGCGTCCTGATGATTTGGGCGCGCATGTTATTAAAGCACTCGTCGAACGAAATCCCCTCGTCCCTGTGGATACGATTGAAGAGGTGGTACTTGGAAATGCAAACGGTGCCGGGGAAGACAATCGGAATGTAGCCCGGATGTCGACACTCCTGGCAGGTCTCCCTGTTGAAGTGGGTGCCACCACCATCAACCGTTTATGCGGTTCTGGACTGGACGCTGTGAACTATGCGGCTAGAGCCATTTTGGCTAATGAAGGAGATGTGTTCATTGCAGGCGGGACTGAAAGTATGACGCGGGCTCCGTACGTCATGGCAAAGCCTTCAAAGGATTTTCCAAGAGGCAATATGGAAATGTTCGATACGACGATAGGATGGCGCTTCGTCAATTCCCGTCTAAAAGAAAAATTCGGGACCGATTCCATGCCGGATACTGCGGAAAACGTGGCGAAACAGTTCGGTATTTCGAGGGAAGAACAAGATCACTTTGCTTACTGGAGCCAAATGAAGGCGAAACGTGCCATGGATGAAGAACGGTTTAAAACGGAAATCGTGCCCGTCGAATTACGTGACCGTAAAGGGAACCTTTCAACGTTCCAGTTCGATGAACACCCAAGACCCGATACCAATAGTGAGAAACTGCAGAAGCTTAAGCCCTTATTCCAAGGAGGGACGGTGACGCCAGGGAATGCGTCAGGAGTCAATGATGGAGCATCTGCTCTGTTATTAATGAGCAGGGAGAAGGCAGAAGAATTAGGCGTTACACCGCTGGCACGCTACATGACATCGGCCACTTCAGGGCTTGAACCTTCAGTGATGGGACTGGGACCGATCTATGCCACGCAGAAGGTACTGAAACGGTCCGGCCTTGCCCTTGACCAAATCGGCTTAGTGGAGCTTAATGAAGCATTCGCTGCACAATCGATTGCCTGCATCCGTGAGCTTGGGTTGAATGAAGAGATTGTCAATGTCAACGGAGGAGCCATTGCATTCGGGCATCCACTTGGAGCAAGTGGAGCACGCATCCTTACCACCCTTCTGTATGAAATGAAAAAGAGAAAGGTACGCTACGGCTTGTCTACCATGTGTATTGGTGTCGGCCAGGGGATTGCGACTTTAGTAGAGAATATTGAAACTTAATAGCTTGGGTCCTGTATGTGCAGGGCTCTTTTTGTGATTAGAATCGTCACTTTTTAGAAAAGATAGAAGTGAGGTGAGTGAGATGGAATTTGAAATCATGACAAAAGAAAGCGAGATTCCTTGTCTCGTAGTCGCGGATGAGGATAACGGAAGGTATTTGATAAGGAAAGCCGATACGAGTGGGGAAGTGTTCAACAGCCAGGAAGAGCTCGTGAGGTGGATCGAGGCGAATTGGTCGAAGGAACAGGTTATCAATTCGTATGAATTTGTGAAAATGCTGGAGATGTTGAGGATGTATCATTGAGGGTCGGGCTCTGCAGGTGAGCCTGATTTTTTTTGCCTGAAATTCTTATACATACTTAAAAATCATGATATTCATTTATTTTAATGGAAAGTTTATGATAATATATAAATCAAACGTAAATTAAACGTCATAAACAAACGGAATATATCAAAAGGAGAGGCACCGATGAATACACGATCAATGATCTTTACACTATATGGGGACTACATTCGACATTACGGAAATAAAATATGGATCGGCAGTTTGATACGTCTTCTGAATGAATTCGGTCACAACGATCAAGCTGTCCGTGCAGCAATTTCAAGAATGAATAAGCAAGGCTGGGTACAGGCAGAGAAACAAGGGAACAAAAGCTACTACTCCCTCACAGAACGCGGCGTGATCCGAATGGAAGAAGCGGCAAAGAGGATCTTCAAGTTGAAGCCGGAGCAATGGGACGGTAAGTGGAGAATCCTGATGTACTCGATTCCCGAAGAGATTAGAAACATCCGTGATGAACTGAGGAAAGAACTGGTTTGGAGCGGTTTTGGAACCCTTTCTACAAGCACTTGGATCTCTCCGAATAACCTGGAAAAACAAGTCCAATCCCTGATTGGGAAATACGAGATTAAAGACTATGTCGATTTCTTCATTGCTGATTATGAAGGCCCCAATGAGAATCGGCGTTTGATCGAAAAAAGCTGGGATTTAAAAGAAATCAATGACCGCTATCAGGAATTCATTTCTCACTACAGCCAGAAATACATGATCGATAAAAGTAAAATCGGAAAAGGACAAATGAGCGACGCTGAATGCTTCGTTGAAAGAACCAAGCTCGTCCATGAGTATCGCAAATTCCTTTTTGTCGATCCCGGCCTGCCGGAAGAACTGCTGCCTGAAAAATGGCTCGGGGCACATGCAGCCTCCCTGTTCGGAGAATACTACAAAGAACTCGCAGAACCGGCCTCACGATTCTTCGAAAGTGTCTTCGAAGACGGCAACGAACTCAAAAACAAAGACCTGAGCTACAACGTCATGACCCACCCATTATTATTAGACTGAAAAAAACCACTTGCCGGTTTGGCAAGTGGTTTTTTTGAGGGACGGACCTCTATTTTTTCAGAAGATAAGAGATACCAAATAATAATGCCCCGGTAAGGAAAGAAGCATACCAAGGAAAAAGGAACGATGGACCAAGGTCAGGCAGGAAGTAAGTGGCGCAAATTATTATGCCCATCGATACCATACCCATTGTGCCTGCCTTGATGGAATCTTTCACAGGAGTCTGTTTCTCTTTGAATAAAGAATGTTTAATGACCGAGAAAATGATTTTTACCCCAATCAAACTGGAAATGAAGATGATAAGTACCAATATACCGGAAGTGACTGGATATACTTCACTGCTTATATCTTTGAACATCGGCCCAATCAATAATAAGAGTCCTCGAAACAACAAGAAATATCCCAATAAACTAAAAGCTAATGATGATACGAAAGTAACGACATTCCTCTTCTTTTCTGTAGGAAGATGTTCAATGATATCATCAGCGTAAGCCTTAGGATCATCCCCTAATATCATTCTGGCTGTTTTTCCTTCACGTTGCCCATCAATAATATGATCCAGGATTTCCATTAAGATTTCCTCGGTCTGCTGCTCCGATAATGAAAGCTGTAGGCGCATGTATATCAAAAAATCTGAATAATACTTTTCGTTCTCTTCCGACAATCCTGTTCGTTTCTGATTGTTCAATTCAATTAACTGCTTCGCTTCAATCATCATGGTTCCCCCTCTTTAATAGTGTTGTGACCGGTGATACGATTTGTTCCCATTCCCTTGATATATCAGAGAGTGCTGAATGTCCTTCTTCCGTTAAGTAATAGTATTTTCGGTTAGGGCCAGATTCAGAAGGCTGCATTTCCCCGCGAATCAGATTATTTTTCTGAAGTCGTAACAACACTGGATAAATGGTCCCTTCGCTTACATCCTGTAAACCGGAAGACTGCAACTTTTTGGAAAGTTCATATCCGTAGACAGGCTCTTTTTCAATCACAGAAAGGACGCAACCATCTAATATACCCTTTAATAGCTGACTGCGAATAGACATATAGTGCCTCCCTTTTTAGTATATTGCAATACAAGGTACTGATGTAAAATATAACTACCTTGTTTTACAAAGTAGCTGATTTTAGAATATGTGTTTTGGAATGAAATGTCAATAAATAATTCAAATTGATGGAAATTCTTTTCGGTACTTGTCGTACAATTCTAAAAAGTATAACATTAATTTAACGAAGGGGGATTTTAATGAATAACTTAACGGGTTTATTACATATAAAATATCCAATCATTCAAGGCGGAATGGGCAACATCAGCAATGCCCCATTGACCGCAGCCATATCGGAAGCCGGGGCACTCGGTACGATCGGAGTCGGAACGATGAGTGTGGAAGAGGTGGAAGGGATCATCGTCGACACTAAAAATAGAACCAGCCGTCCGTTCGCTCTAAACATCCCTATTTCCATCACCCCACACTTAGAGGAAATGGTTCGTCTAGTGGTCACCCATGGAATTCCGGTCGTTTCCTTATCAGCAGGAAATCCTGCCCCGCTCATTCCGTATTTCCATGAGCATAACGTGAAGGTGATCTGTGTCGTCGCTTCGAAAAAGCAAGGAAAGAAAGCGGAAGACGCCGGTGCAGATGTAATCGTGGGGGAAGGATATGAGGCTGCGGGGATCAACTCCAATCTTGAAACGACAACGCTTGCCCTTATTCCACAACTTGTCGACACCGTGGACATTCCTGTGGTCGCAGCAGGAGGAATCGGTGATGGAAGGGGACTCGCTTCTATGCTCGCCCTTGGTGCCAGTGGAGTGCAAATGGGTACGCGGTTCATCGCTACACAGGAAGCTCCTTTTCATGAAAACTATAAAACGGCACTAGTGGAAGCAAAAGATGAGAGCACAGTCATCGTCGGTCGTTCTGTCGGAAGGGTAAGAAGGGTCATGAAAACTCCCTATGCAGCACAACTGATTCAAAAAGAACAAGAGGGAGTTGCTCTTGACGAGTTCAGTCAAATGACCTCAGAAGATTATCATCGTGTTGGAGCACTTGAAGGGAAGTTGGACCAAGGATTTATTAACGGTGGCCAGGTGTCCGGTCTAGTAACAGATGTCCCGACCGTGAAGGAATTGGTGGAGGGAATGATGATTGATGCCCAGGGGATTTTCAGGAAGCTATCTGGCAGTGGTGTGGAATCTTAATAGATTGTTGTGAGAAGGCGCTTTTCCTATATTGGGGAAGTGTCTTTTTATAGTGGTGGTCACAATTTGGCAGAAGTTTAATAGACAACATGAAGGAAAGGAGAGGGTGAAGTGAAAAAACTATAGCACGAAACTATTAAATATCCACGATTATTTGATTCCCTCACCACATCCTTAACCCAACCACAGAAAATTTTTCCCTCAATCCCTCTAGAAATCATCACCGATACCGACTATACTAGTATTAATTTTTAAATTTTCGGAATATTATTGACTATTTTGTGACAGGAGTGATAATATAACGTTGTATTTACGTTGGTGTTCATTTTTATCATACTTGGATTTGCTAGTCTACCAGACTACTGATCATATATCAGGAAGAGAAAAAGGGGGATTTCTGTGAAGAAGAAGAGTTTATTACTTGTTGTCATCTCTATGATGCTGGGAATGCTGTTTTTAGCGGGCTGTGGTAGTGATACAAGCTCAGGTGGAGAAGATGGTGAAAAGCAATATGTGATCGGGGTAACCCAGATTGTGGAACATCCATCTTTAGATGCAGCATTTGAAGGTTTTAAGAAGGCTTTGGCTGAAAACGGTTTCAAAGAAGGCGAAAATGTAAAATATGATGTTCAAATCGCCCAAGGAGATCAAAGTAATTCACAAAGTGCTGCCAAGAACTTTGTTGGAGACGGTGTCGACCTTATCTTTGCTAACTCAACCCCAAGTGCACAACACGCATTGAATGCAACGAAAGAGATTCCGATCATTTTTACTTCTGTTACTGACCCTGTTGGTGCTGAATTGGTTAAGTCTTTTGAAGAGCCAGGTGAAAATATCACGGGAACGACCGATACTCATCCGGAAGCGATTTCAAAGACCATTCAATTTATCACGGATGAAATGAAAGCGAAGAAGATTGGGGTTGTTTATAATTCCGGCGAACAAAATGCTGTCGTACAGGCAGCTGAAGTGAATAAGCTTGCCGAAGAAAAAGGCGTGGAGGTTGTAGAAGCTACCGTTTCAACGTCTGCTGATGTTAAACAGGGGACTGAATCCCTGGTGGGAAGAGTCGATGCCATTTACATTCCGAAAGATAATACAGTCGTTTCAGCGTTGGAATCAGTCATCACTGTAGCGAATGAAAAGGATATTCCTCTTTTTGTAGGAGAACTTGACTCATTAGAAAAAGGTGCAATTGCAGCGAGTGGATTTAACTATGAGGACCTTGGTTATGAAACAGGATTGATGGCTGTGAAGATTTTAAAAGGAGAGAAGAAACCTTCTGAAATTCCTGTACAGGCTCCACAAAATTTCGAGTTGATGTTTAATAAGGCAGCAGCTGAAGAACAAGGAGTGGAAGTACAGGAAGCCTGGTCTGAGCTTGGGAAATTTTTAGAAGAAAAATAGGAAGGGTTGATGATTCGTGCCAACAGCAATATTCGCATCCTTTGAATCTGGAATCATTTACGCTATTATGGCCCTCGGAGTCTACTTGTCCTTTCGGATATTGGATTTTCCTGATTTAACAGTCGACGGCAGCTTTGTTACGGGAGCCGCTGTCGCTGCCACCATGATTGTTAGTGGCGTAAATCCAGTCATCGCAACCATTACAGCGATTGTCATCGGATTTGTTGCAGGATGTATAACGGGACTGCTTCACACGTTTGGAAAGATCAATGCCCTATTATCAGGGATTCTCATGATGATTGCCCTGTATTCTATCAATCTTCGGATAATGGGGAGGTCGAATGTACCTTTACTAAGTCAGGATACTGCTTTTACAGGGGTGGAAGGATTTTGGTCGCCTCTCGGAATCGATGCCGCACTCAATAAATTGTGGATGGCAGTAGGGCTTGGTGAGCCTGTACCGGGAACGTGGAGCATTTTATTTATTATGATCATCATCACGCTTGTCATCAAGTTTTTAACAGACGGATTCTTGAAAACGGAAATCGGTTTGGCATTACGTGCGACTGGAGATAATCAGCGAATGATCCGCAGTTTCTCTGCTAATACGAACCTGATGATTATTCTGGGTTTGGGAATATCGAATGGAATGGTGGCACTGTCGGGAGCATTGATTGCTCAGTATAGCCGGTTTGCTGATGTCGGAATGGGAATCGGAATGATTATCATCGGACTTGCTTCAGTTATCATCGGAGAAGCATTGTTTGGAACCAAGACGATCGCCCGTACGACGCTCGCAGTCATTGGTGGAGCGATTATCTATCGATTAGTCGTATCCATGGCTCTTCGCGTCGATTTCCTGGAAACAGGGGATATGAAGCTCATCACAGCGACAATCGTGATTCTTGCCCTTGTCATGCCTAAGGTGATGGACCGTTACAAGGACAAGAAACGAAAGGCCCAGCGTATGGCAGACCGATTGGACAGGTCTTCAATCACAGATGGAAAGGGTGAGAGCGGTGTTACAATTAAATAGAATCCACAAAGTATTTAATGAGGGGACACCCGATGAAAAAATCGCCCTTGATGACATTCAACTCTCTTTAAAACCCGGGGATTTCGTCACTGTGATCGGAAGTAATGGAGCCGGGAAATCGACATTGATGAATATCGTTTCAGGTGTACTGCTGCCTGATGTGGGAAATGTTCTGATTGACGATCATGATGTTTCAAAGGTGTCCGAGTATAAAAGATCTAAGCTTATCGGTCGGGTGTTCCAGGATCCAATGGCAGGCACTGCACCTACTATGACCATCGAAGAGAACCTGGCCATGGCGTATTCAAGAAATCGTACCCGCACTTTTAAAATGGGTGTGACCAAAAAACGGAAAGTGTTTTTTAAGGAAGTACTGGAAACACTTCACCTCGGGCTTGAGAATCGATTGAATGCAAAGGTCGGGTTGCTATCCGGAGGGGAAAGACAGGCGCTCTCTCTACTGATGGCCACATTCACCGAACCGTCGATCTTATTGCTGGATGAACATACGGCAGCGTTGGATCCCGCCAGAGCGGATCTGATTACGAACCTGACGAAAGAGATTGTAGAGAAGTATAACCTTACCACGTTGATGGTCACCCATAATATGCAGCAGGCGCTGGACCTTGGCAACCGATTGATCATGATGGATAAAGGTCAGATTATATTAGAGGTAAATGAAGAAGAGAAAAAACACCTCACAGTCGAAGGGCTTCTCCACGAATTTCAGCGAATCCGTGGAAGCAAACTCGCCAGCGACAGGGCACTTCTCTCATAAGCTTACAAAAACAATAAACGACCTTCTAAAAAAAGCAACGAAACTCTGTTTCGTTGCTTTTTTATTTTTGAGAATATTTTGATTGCCTGTCTGAAAAGGGAATCGTCTAGCTCCGGCGACTAGAGGCTCGAGGTCATAAGTCAAACTTACCAAGAAGGCAAAGGGCACCTTCCCGGTAAGTTCGACTTATGCTTGTCGGTCCTGCCCAAGCCGCTTCCGCTTTTAAGCGAGGGACGGACCTTCGGCTTTGCCGCTAGGTCCGTCCCTCTGCATAACTTATATTAATATAATATTTTAAATTTTAACAATTTATTGACTATTTATAAAACAAAATGTTATTATATCGTTGAATTAACGTTATATAAAAATATATAATTTGTTGGTTTAAAGGGGGAAAGCAATGAAGTCTGGATTAGCAGAAGGACATACGGCCGTCGTCACGACAGAAGTAACCCCCAGCATGTATGCCCAGTTTGAAGGAGACGTGGTACACCCGGTGTATTCGACCGTCTCCATGGTTTACCACATGGAATGGGCATCAAGAAAGATCATTCTACCCTATTTGGAAAATCATGAAGAGGGAATGGGAGCCAAGGTGAACGTCGAGCATATGGCTCCGGCGAAAACGGGTTCCTCTCTTGAAATTAAAGCGAGCGTCATTAAATATGAACGAAATATCATCGTGACCGAAGTGACTGTCAGAGATAGAGAGAATGACAGACTCATTGGGAAAGGTGAAGTCAAACAAGTTGTACTGCCTAAAGAGAAAATTAACCAAAGAATAAGAGAGAACTAGTTTTGATCCACTTCATCAATAGGAGTGTAAAAGGAGGAAGCTTTAGTGTCTAACGTATTCACCAAAATGGAAGCGGTTACAAACAGAGGGCTTGCAGGGGGCGGAGAAATGGATATGTTCGAAAAAATACAAAATCATGAACAGGTTGTTTTCTGCAATGATGAAGAAACAGGACTGAAAGCCATCATCGCCATACATAATACGACTCTTGGACCTGCACTGGGCGGTTGTCGAATGAGACCATACACATCAGTAGATGAAGCACTTGAAGATGTATTGCGTTTATCAAAAGGGATGACCTACAAATGTGCAGCGGCAGACGTGGACTTCGGTGGAGGAAAAGCCGTCATTATCGGAGACCCGGAAAAAGACAAACATCCTGAGCTGTTCCGTGCTTTCGGCCAATTTGTTGAATCCCTGAACGGAAGATTCTATACCGGGACAGATATGGGCACGACTCCTGATGATTTTGTTTATGCCTTAAAAGAAACGAATTGCATTGTAGGCGTCAATGAAGAATACGGTGGAAGCGGGGATTCATCCATCCCGACTGCCATGGGCGTGATCTACGGTTTACAGGCAACCAACCAAAACGTATGGGGATCAAAAGATCTCCATGGAAAAAGGTATGCCATTCAAGGGTTAGGAAAAGTGGGCTTTAAAGTTGCCGAGCGTTTACTGGAAGAAGGAGCGGACCTCTATGTAACGGATATCAGTCAGAAATCCATTGATCAGTTAGTGGCCAAGGCAAACAGGATGGGAGCAGCCATTAAAGTCGTATCAGGAGATGAGATCTACTCGGTTGATGCGGATGTCTTCATTCCTTGTGCCATCGGTGGAGTCATTAATGATCACACGGTAGATCAGCTGAAGGTAAAGGCGGTCGTCGGTTCTGCCAACAATCAATTATTAGACCTTTCCCATGGTATGAAGCTCCATGAAAAAGGAATCCTGTATGCACCTGATTATATCGTCAATGCAGGCGGTTTGATCCAGGTAGCGGACGAATTGTACGAACCAAATAAAGAACGAGTCCTTCAAAAGACAAGTGCCATCTACAATAGCCTTCAAAATATTTATCTGCAATCGGAAAACCAGCATATGACCACAGTCCAAGCAGCCAACCGATTCTGTGAGGACAGAATCCACGCCCGCACAAGAAGAAACAGCTTTTTCTCCCATGCGAAACGTCCGAAATGGTCGGTTAGGACATAAAAAAGCAAAGTTTATCGTAACAACAAAAAAGCACCAAAAGAGGTGATGAAATGATCGAGGAATTTCAATTGGTCCAGGTTATGGATCAACAAGGAGAACTGGTTCAAAGCGAGTATGAA
Coding sequences:
- a CDS encoding Glu/Leu/Phe/Val dehydrogenase — encoded protein: MEAVTNRGLAGGGEMDMFEKIQNHEQVVFCNDEETGLKAIIAIHNTTLGPALGGCRMRPYTSVDEALEDVLRLSKGMTYKCAAADVDFGGGKAVIIGDPEKDKHPELFRAFGQFVESLNGRFYTGTDMGTTPDDFVYALKETNCIVGVNEEYGGSGDSSIPTAMGVIYGLQATNQNVWGSKDLHGKRYAIQGLGKVGFKVAERLLEEGADLYVTDISQKSIDQLVAKANRMGAAIKVVSGDEIYSVDADVFIPCAIGGVINDHTVDQLKVKAVVGSANNQLLDLSHGMKLHEKGILYAPDYIVNAGGLIQVADELYEPNKERVLQKTSAIYNSLQNIYLQSENQHMTTVQAANRFCEDRIHARTRRNSFFSHAKRPKWSVRT